Sequence from the Paenibacillus riograndensis SBR5 genome:
CTTCAGGTTGGGAGCATATTTCTCAATCAGATCCTCAAGCGGAATGTACGCCTTGGCGTTGATTAATTTGTCGTCGCCCGACAGGATGTCCGGGTAGTCGCCTCCGGCAATCATGACACCCAGCTTCTGCTGCAGGTCGCCGACCAGGAATTCCATGTTGAAGCTGATCCCGGTCTCGTCCTTAATCAGTTTCAGAATCTTATTGTCAGGCGTTGGCTGTTGTCCGGGACCGTTCATGAATACCGAGAAGGTTACCGGAGCCGTGTCGTCTCCGGCTGCTGCCGGGCTGGCATTTCCTCCAGTAGCGGTATCCTTGGTGCCGGTGTTGCTGGTGTTATTGCTTGATCCACAGCCTGTCAGTGCCAGTGTGAGTGCTAATACACCGGCTGCAGCGGCTGCTGCTGAACGTTTTGCCGTTTTGTGCATGTTGTTATGCCTCCCCTTTTTGGCTAATCGCTTATGCTTCTAATTTCTCCTGGTGACAACTTTAATTATACGTTTTCAGAATGCGCTTACAATTCATAGAATATAGGTCTTCCCCCCTGAAAATTCATAAAAAGAAAACGGTTGCTTGCAGCGCGGCAGCGGAATTGCCGTTCTTCCTGAGCTGGCTGCGCCTGGCGCCTGAGCCTGCTTGCGGCCTCCTCGGGTTGGCCGGATTTTGACAAATTCAGGCGAATTCAGGGGCACTAATGCTCTTCATTTGGCCACGTGCCGTCCCCCAGCAAATTCTGTTCGGTTTTTCGCATACATTCGGCCCACGTGCCCCCTACCCAGCAAATTGTGTTCGGTTTTTCGCATACATTCGGCCAACGCGCTTTCCCCCAGAACAATGTGTTCGGTTTTCCGCATACATTCGGTCCATGCGCCGTCCCCCAGCAAATTGTGTTCGGTTTTTCGCATACATTCGGCCCACGTGCCGCCTCCCAGCAAATTGTGTTCGGTTTTTCGCATACATTCGGCCCACGTGCCGCCACCTCAGCAAATTGTGTTCGGTTTTTCGCATACATTCGGCCCACGTGCCGTTCCCCACCACATTGTGTTCGGTTTTTCGCATACATTCGGCCCACGTGCCGTCCCCCAGCAAATTGTGTTCGGTTTTTCGCATACATTCGGCCCACGTGCCGCCTCCCAGCAAATTGTGTTCGGTTTTTCGCATACATTCGGCCCACGTGCCGCCTACCCAGCAAATTGTGTTCGGTTTTTCGCATACATTCGGCCAACACGCCCCCTCCCAGCAAATTGTGTTCGGTTTTTCGCATACATTCGGCCCACGCGCTTTCCCCCAACAAATTCTGTTCGGTTTTCCGCATACATTCGCCCACGTGCCGCCTCCCAGCAAATTGTGTTCGGTTTTTCGCATACATTCGGCCCACGCGCCGCTACCTCAGCAAATTGTGTTCGGTTTTTCGCATACATTCGGCCCACGTGCCGCCTCCCAGCAAATTGTGTTCGATTTTTTGCATACATTCGGCCAACGCGCCCCCTCCCAGCAAATTGTGTTCGGTTTTTCGCATACATTCGGCCCACGTGCCGCCTCCCAGCAAATTGTGTTCGGTTTTTCGCATACATTCGTCCCACGTGCCGCCTCCCAGCAAATTGTGTTCGGTTTTTCGCATACATTCGGCCCATGCGCCGTCCCCTCAGCAAATTGTGTTCGGTTTTTCGCATACATTCGGCCCACGTGCCGCCACCTCAGCACATTGGCTTTCTAGCCCACCACAGCAGAAAGGGATTGACGCAAATGCGCCAATCCCAGTGTACTATCTTATAGTATTCGTCAATCCGGCAGCCTGCTGACCGGCTTCAGCGGGTGAATGTATACGTGCTTCCCGCTTCTCCTGTGAACGATACGGAATCAAGTCCCGGACCTTCGAGCCGGCAAGGGCCGGATACGGTACATGTTACCACTGCTTCCGCAACGAGTCCACCGCTCCAGGTGAAATCGAGGGTATAACCGCCTCTTGCCCGCAGACCCTTGACACTGCCCTCGCTCCAGTCCGCAGGCAATGCAGGCAGTAGTCTGATACTTTCTGTATGACTCTGCAATAGCATCTCCGCGATGCCCGCTGTTCCTCCGAAATTCCCGTCAATCTGGAACGGCGGATGATTGTCGAACAGATTAGGCAGGGTCGAATGCTCCAGCAACGCCCGCACATTGGTATAGGCCTTGCCCTCATCCTGGAGCCGCGCCCAGAAGTTAATGATCCAAGCCCGGCTCCAGCCAGTGTGTCCGCCGCCGCTGGCCAGTCTGCGCTCTAGCGTTGTCCGGGCGGCTGCTGCCAGTTCAGGCGTCCCCTGGACCGTGAAGGCGTCCCCGGGATACAAGGCGAAGAGATGGGAGATATGGCGGTGACCCGGCTCGATCTCCTCATAATCCTCCATCCACTCCTGAATCTGCCCATATTTGCCGATCTGCGGTCCCGGCAGCCGGTCCAGCGCCGCGCGAAGCTCTTCGCGGAATACCTCATCCCGCCCGATAATCTCCGAGCTCTGGACACAGGCCTTGAACAGCGCCTCAATAATCTGGAAGTCCATCGAGGCTCCGGCGCACAGCACACCCGATTCTCCGCCGGGAAGCTGGTACGTGTTCTCCGGCGAGACGGACGGGCAGGTAATCAGCCGGCCCGACTCATCCTCTATCAGGTAATCCAGCAGGAATTGCGCAGATTCCTTCATGGTATCGTAGGCATTCGCCAGATAATGGCGGTTCTGGCTGAACCGGTAATGCTCCCACATGTGCAGGCATAGCCAAGCTGCGCCCAGCGGCCAGAACGATGCGGGCAGGTACGTATCCTGCGGAGCAGTATCTGCCCAGATGTCCGTATTGTGGTGTGCCGTGAAGCCGCCGCAGCCATACATCACCCTGGCGGTCACCCGTCCCGGCTCACGCATCCGTTCGATCAGATCGAACAGCGGCTCATGACATTCCGCCAGATTGCAGATTTCAGCCGGCCAGTAATTCATTTGCGCGTTAATGTTGATCGTGAATTTGCTGTCCCAGGCCGGGGTGAAGCTGTCATTCCAGATGCCCTGCAGATTCGCAGGCAAGGAGCCTGGGCGGCTGGAGGCGATCAGCAAATACCGGCCATATTGGAAGTAGGTTGTGATTAGCCCGTGATCCTCTTCCCCCTGCCGGAAGCGGTTCAGCCGTTCGCCGGTGGGCAATGCGTTCAGCTCGGTGTTCTCCGGGAGCGTGAGCGTAACCCGGCCATACAGGCTGCGGTAATCCGCGACATGACGGGCAAGCAGCTTGTCATAAGGAACCCTACTCAGCTCTTCAAGCTGCCGCTTGGCATGAAGTGCCGGATCGGGATGGCGGAACGTGGTTCCTGCGGCAAGCAGCAGCGTGACAAAGCTTGCCCCTTCCACCAGTACATATTCGCCGATGTTGCGGCAGGTGCCGTCTTCTGTGACGGCCTTCAATACGGCAGCGAAGGAGCTGCCCCCGCGCCCGCCGCATTCTCCGCCCATCACCAGTCCGCTGTCATTCCATTTCTCGGTCTTCTCCAGCATTCTCCAGTTCTGGCGGTTGAACCTGGCCTTCAGGGAGATTGCGTTCTTCTGATCAGAGGTAATCCGCACCACGATGGCCTGATCCGGGTAGCTGGCAAACAGTTCACGGGTATATCGTACCCCGCCGGTCACATAGCTCACCCGCGATACGCCGCGTTCCAGATCCAGCTCCCGGCTATAATCTTCCACTGGCTGCTCATGTCCGCCGAACGACAGCAGCAGGTCGCCAAGCGGCAGATAATGGCGCTGCGCTTCCGGCAGACCCACCATCGTCATGGCCGCCAGCTCCTCCGCCTCCCGCAGCTTGCCTTCAAGAATCAGCTGGCGGAGCTTCGGCAGGTTGGGCAACGCATCTTCATTGTTGCGGTCACGCGGACCTCCGTACCAGACGGAATCCTCATTGAGCTGGAGCTTCTCCTCGGCCGCCCGGCCGAAGATCATGGCTCCAAGCCGCCCGTTGCCGATCGGCAGCGCCTCATTCCAATTCTGTGCCGGTTCACTGTACCATAAACGCTGGCTGTGTTCCTTGCTTGTCATCGCTTTTCCGCTCCTTCGCAGTTAATTCAGCTCAACCAGGGCCTTGATTACCTTGGATTCAGGCTTCAGCCAGCTCTCGAACTGCCCAATCATCTCCCCGAATGAGCAGCGGTGGGAAATATAGCTGTCCACATCAATGTAACCGTCCCTAATGGCGCTGATTACCCGCTCGAAATCCTCACGGGTCGCATTTCTGCTGCCCTGCACCGTCATCTCGCGGGCATGAAAATCGGGATCACTAAAGGTAATATTGCCTTTGACCAGACCGACATAGGTTAATGTTCCTCCATGACCGACCAGTCCGAAGGCGCCTTCCATAGAAGAGATGTTGCCGGTGGAATCAATGACATGCGGCAGGAAATTGCCGTCCGTCAGCGCCGATAGCTGTTCCTTCGGCTCTTTCAAAGCGCTTACCGTATGTTCCGCCTGCGCCCAGCCCTTGCAGAAGACCAGACGTTCATCGTTGACATCCATCGCAATGACCTTCCCCCCGGCGTACCGGGCCATTGCCATCACGCCTAGCCCGATCGGGCCTGCTCCGATCACCAGCACCTGATCCCCGGCGCTGATGCCGGAGCGCCGCACCGCATGGGCACCGATCGCCAGTGGCTCCAGCATGGCAGCCTGATCCAGCGTCAGCCCGTCTGTCTTCAGCAGATTGCGGACAGGCAAGGATACCCGCTCCCGCATCCCGCCGTCCAGATGAACACCGAATACTCTCATTTTCTGGCAGCAATTCGTTTTGCCGCTCAGACAGGCCCGGCACTCTCCGCAATGCAGATAGGGAATGACACTGACCTGATCCCCGGCCCGCAGCCCTTGCGGATTGTCGCCAATGCGCTCAATGATCCCGGACACCTCATGCCCCAGCACACGCGGATAAGTGAAATAAGGCTGGTTGCCCCGGTAGGCGTGCAGGTCTGTTCCACAGATCCCGATGCGGCGGATGCTGATAATGGCTTCCCCGTCCCGCAGCTCCGGCTCCGGCAGATCCTCGCGGAATACGAACTTTCCGACTTCCTCACAAATAATTCCCTTCATTATAAGCGCTCCCCGTTCCGGCCTGGTGCTTCGTTCCATTCTGCCCGGCCGCTCGGCCAGGTCGCCCCGTCAATCGGCTTCAGAATGTCGCGCACTTCAGTCAGTAATTGTTCGTCCATTGGCTCTTCGGTCCACTTAATATTGTTGCGGATATTAGCCGGTGTTGCCGTGCTGACCAAGGTGGTTGGAATCTGCTCGTTCGCGGTGGAGAACTGGACCGCCAGCTTGGCAATGTCTTCTCCCTTGTCTCTGCAGTATTCAGCAGCGCGCTGACACGCAGCCTGAATCTCTGCTCCCGCCGGATGCCAGTCCGGCACCTTGCGGTTGCTGAGCAGCCCCATCGAGATGGGCGACGCATTCATCAGCCCTGTGCCGCTCTTCTCCAGCAGCGGAAGGAGCCTGAGCAGCGTGGTATCGTTGAGCGAATAATGGCAATAGGACAGAATGACATCCAGCCTGGTCTGCGGCAGCACCTTCTCGAACACGCTCAAAGGCAGGCCGCTGACGCCGTAGTAACGGATTTTGCCCGCCTGCTTCAGCTCTTCCAGCGCCGGAATTCCCTCCTCCATCACCTGCTCTACCGGGCCGAATTCAACATCATGCAGCAGCAGAATATCCAGATAATCCGTGCCCAGGCGGCCCATACTCTCTTCCGCGCTGCGGATGATCCGCTCCCTGGAGAAATCGAATTCCCCCTCGCCGTAACGCCCGGCCTTCGTGCTCAGGATATACTTGTCGCGCGGTACCGTCTGCAGCGCCTCGCCCAGCACCGTTTCCGCCTTCATCAGACCGTAATACGGGGAAACGTCAATGAGGTTAATCCCCAGATCAATCGCCGTATGAACCGTAAGGATGGCCTCATCCCTCGGAACCTCCCGGAACACGCTGCCCAGCGAAGAGGCCCCGAAGCTTAATGCCGATACCTCCAGTCCCGTATTGCCCAGCTTTCTGTATTTCATATTGCACTACCTCCCATGGTTTATGAATCTATATAAGCCGCACTTAAGATTGGAACTGGAGGCGTAATCGTCACTGCGGTGAACATTTGGACTTCCGGTCGCTGTTGTCCCCAGATTTCTCAATTTAACTCGCTATTCGCAGTAGAAATCCGGTGACAATGGCGAACGCTACCGCTCCCCCAGTTCCAAATTTCCCCTCCGTTTCTTTTCCCTTCTCGTTACTGACTTAAGTGCTACTTATCTAACTTGTAAAATCCCGCCGCATTCGCTCCAAACACCGGCTCCATCTCTTCCGCTGACAAACGGCCCTGTAGTGCGCTGCGCAGAACCTCCACAACCTCGTCATAGGTTGCCGCCATCAGGCACACGGGCCAGTCGCTGCCGAACATCACCCGCTCCGGTCCGAACAGCTCCAGCACGGCATGAACATAAGCAGTGAAATCCTCCTGCGTCCAGCCCTGGGGATCGGCTTCGGTGACCATCCCGGACAGCTTGCAATAAATCCCCGGGTGCTTCGCAATCTGCGCCATCCGGCTTCGCCACGGCTCTAATTGACCCGAAGCAATCGGCGGCTTAGCCAGATGGTCAATGACCCCCCGCAGTCCCGGAACCCGTTCCAGCATCTCAATCAGCTGCGGAAGCTGGTCCGCCAGAACCAGCAGGTCAACGGGCAGATCCTCGTCCGCAAGATATGAGAGCGCTTCTATATATGGCCGGGTCAAAAGCAGGCCGGGGTCCTCCATCTCCTGAATCATGACGCGAAGCCCGGTGAACTTCCGGTGCCCGCGAAGCTGCCGGAGCTGCTCCTTGAAGGTCGGGCTTGCCAGGTCCAGCCAGCCGATCACGCCGGCGATGGACTCCGCTTGCCCGCTGAGTCCCAAAATGTATTCCGTCTCCTCCACGGTCGGTGCAGCCTGTACCACAATCGTGCGGCTGATGCCGTGCCTGTGCAAATGCGGTTCCAGGTCTGAAGGCAGATAATCCCGGAACAGCACCGGAATCTCCGGCGTAATCCATCCATAATCATCCCTGTCTATCTTCCAGTAATGCTGATGAGCATCAATATACATGATAACGCCTCCATTCCACCTTATTGTAAACATCCGATAAAGGAATAAAAATAGCTAAAACAAACAAATCTATACCTTATTTTGATATGATGTGGGTAAGAATCTTCAGATTTGACTCAGGGGGCGACGTCATGGAACCGATCCGCAGGCATTTTGACCATCAATTGCCGTTTACGCTGCTGCTGGACTATAAGGAAACGAAAAGCCCGCAGCGCGAGCTGC
This genomic interval carries:
- a CDS encoding glycoside hydrolase family 95 protein; translated protein: MTSKEHSQRLWYSEPAQNWNEALPIGNGRLGAMIFGRAAEEKLQLNEDSVWYGGPRDRNNEDALPNLPKLRQLILEGKLREAEELAAMTMVGLPEAQRHYLPLGDLLLSFGGHEQPVEDYSRELDLERGVSRVSYVTGGVRYTRELFASYPDQAIVVRITSDQKNAISLKARFNRQNWRMLEKTEKWNDSGLVMGGECGGRGGSSFAAVLKAVTEDGTCRNIGEYVLVEGASFVTLLLAAGTTFRHPDPALHAKRQLEELSRVPYDKLLARHVADYRSLYGRVTLTLPENTELNALPTGERLNRFRQGEEDHGLITTYFQYGRYLLIASSRPGSLPANLQGIWNDSFTPAWDSKFTININAQMNYWPAEICNLAECHEPLFDLIERMREPGRVTARVMYGCGGFTAHHNTDIWADTAPQDTYLPASFWPLGAAWLCLHMWEHYRFSQNRHYLANAYDTMKESAQFLLDYLIEDESGRLITCPSVSPENTYQLPGGESGVLCAGASMDFQIIEALFKACVQSSEIIGRDEVFREELRAALDRLPGPQIGKYGQIQEWMEDYEEIEPGHRHISHLFALYPGDAFTVQGTPELAAAARTTLERRLASGGGHTGWSRAWIINFWARLQDEGKAYTNVRALLEHSTLPNLFDNHPPFQIDGNFGGTAGIAEMLLQSHTESIRLLPALPADWSEGSVKGLRARGGYTLDFTWSGGLVAEAVVTCTVSGPCRLEGPGLDSVSFTGEAGSTYTFTR
- a CDS encoding zinc-binding alcohol dehydrogenase family protein, giving the protein MKGIICEEVGKFVFREDLPEPELRDGEAIISIRRIGICGTDLHAYRGNQPYFTYPRVLGHEVSGIIERIGDNPQGLRAGDQVSVIPYLHCGECRACLSGKTNCCQKMRVFGVHLDGGMRERVSLPVRNLLKTDGLTLDQAAMLEPLAIGAHAVRRSGISAGDQVLVIGAGPIGLGVMAMARYAGGKVIAMDVNDERLVFCKGWAQAEHTVSALKEPKEQLSALTDGNFLPHVIDSTGNISSMEGAFGLVGHGGTLTYVGLVKGNITFSDPDFHAREMTVQGSRNATREDFERVISAIRDGYIDVDSYISHRCSFGEMIGQFESWLKPESKVIKALVELN
- a CDS encoding aldo/keto reductase, with translation MKYRKLGNTGLEVSALSFGASSLGSVFREVPRDEAILTVHTAIDLGINLIDVSPYYGLMKAETVLGEALQTVPRDKYILSTKAGRYGEGEFDFSRERIIRSAEESMGRLGTDYLDILLLHDVEFGPVEQVMEEGIPALEELKQAGKIRYYGVSGLPLSVFEKVLPQTRLDVILSYCHYSLNDTTLLRLLPLLEKSGTGLMNASPISMGLLSNRKVPDWHPAGAEIQAACQRAAEYCRDKGEDIAKLAVQFSTANEQIPTTLVSTATPANIRNNIKWTEEPMDEQLLTEVRDILKPIDGATWPSGRAEWNEAPGRNGERL
- a CDS encoding amidohydrolase family protein; translated protein: MYIDAHQHYWKIDRDDYGWITPEIPVLFRDYLPSDLEPHLHRHGISRTIVVQAAPTVEETEYILGLSGQAESIAGVIGWLDLASPTFKEQLRQLRGHRKFTGLRVMIQEMEDPGLLLTRPYIEALSYLADEDLPVDLLVLADQLPQLIEMLERVPGLRGVIDHLAKPPIASGQLEPWRSRMAQIAKHPGIYCKLSGMVTEADPQGWTQEDFTAYVHAVLELFGPERVMFGSDWPVCLMAATYDEVVEVLRSALQGRLSAEEMEPVFGANAAGFYKLDK